A genomic window from Paenibacillus sp. FSL K6-0276 includes:
- a CDS encoding ABC transporter substrate-binding protein codes for MIKFKKMWSLLTVTALITLTACGSSGTSNENAKKGNTTENTQSEADAAFAKGKYDPPIEFSSVLMPKKYVQGDTKENNVHDRWMLETLGMKHKDTWYPANDDQYRQKLQLAIASGEKLPDFVFVPTNAVLTNQLIDSGQFIAIDELFDKYANKILKDHVAAHPELWYPFTKDGKKYNMPILEYTDNDDTLLWLREDWMEKLNLQAPKTIADLENIMDKFKNENPDGLAPKDVYPLAISLKNNTNTWMGQLDWLFGAYGTIEEQWNKDKDGNLEYGSVNPGAKQALAKLSEWMDKGYIHADSALWDEGKSAESWTKGAAGILPGANWVPDWPAPDLIKNVPGAKIKGYPVPAGPDGLIGTKWQNSGVNASIMINKDAKHPEAIFLYYNYLLDNLANPAAGSQYEYGFAKGYDWDMIDGKPTSDKDKIKDFSNEFPFLTGPARIPDLFMKTLVKLADGEKPETPYEKQMAQFRKPENWAAGKVVMSQLDIRKQNYFTGAATPTMVSKWNLLRQSEMETFNKIIYGKLPVDAFDQFVANWKSNGGDQITKEVNDWYKSVSTK; via the coding sequence ATGATCAAGTTTAAGAAAATGTGGTCGCTACTCACGGTCACAGCACTTATCACTCTCACAGCATGTGGCAGTAGCGGCACGTCTAATGAGAACGCTAAGAAAGGCAATACAACTGAAAATACTCAATCCGAAGCAGATGCTGCTTTCGCAAAAGGCAAATACGATCCACCGATTGAGTTCAGTTCCGTATTGATGCCTAAGAAGTATGTTCAAGGTGATACCAAAGAAAACAACGTTCACGATCGCTGGATGCTTGAAACACTCGGCATGAAGCATAAAGATACTTGGTATCCTGCAAACGACGATCAATACAGACAAAAGCTTCAGCTAGCTATTGCTTCTGGCGAGAAACTGCCTGATTTCGTTTTTGTACCAACTAACGCAGTATTGACTAATCAGCTAATTGATTCCGGTCAGTTCATTGCCATCGATGAATTGTTTGATAAGTATGCCAATAAGATTCTGAAAGACCACGTTGCAGCACATCCAGAACTTTGGTACCCATTCACTAAAGACGGTAAGAAATATAATATGCCGATCCTTGAATATACCGACAATGATGATACGCTTCTGTGGTTGCGTGAAGATTGGATGGAAAAGCTGAATCTTCAGGCTCCTAAGACCATCGCCGATCTTGAGAACATCATGGACAAATTCAAGAACGAAAACCCTGATGGCTTAGCACCTAAAGATGTGTACCCGCTTGCAATTTCTTTGAAAAATAATACAAACACCTGGATGGGCCAACTCGACTGGTTATTCGGGGCATACGGTACGATTGAGGAACAGTGGAACAAAGACAAAGACGGAAATCTAGAGTATGGTTCAGTTAATCCAGGTGCTAAGCAAGCACTCGCGAAGCTTAGTGAATGGATGGACAAAGGTTATATTCACGCGGACTCCGCACTTTGGGATGAGGGTAAATCAGCTGAGAGCTGGACGAAAGGTGCAGCTGGTATTCTGCCAGGCGCAAACTGGGTTCCAGACTGGCCTGCTCCCGATCTTATAAAGAATGTACCTGGAGCTAAGATTAAAGGTTATCCAGTTCCTGCAGGACCAGATGGCTTGATTGGAACTAAATGGCAGAATTCCGGTGTGAACGCTAGTATCATGATAAACAAGGATGCTAAGCATCCTGAAGCGATTTTCTTATACTACAATTACTTGCTTGATAACTTAGCAAACCCTGCTGCAGGTAGTCAATATGAATATGGATTTGCTAAAGGTTACGATTGGGACATGATTGATGGAAAACCTACCAGTGATAAAGACAAAATTAAAGACTTCTCCAATGAATTCCCATTCTTAACAGGTCCGGCCCGTATTCCTGATCTGTTTATGAAGACTTTGGTTAAACTTGCTGATGGTGAGAAACCTGAAACACCTTATGAAAAACAAATGGCACAATTCCGTAAACCAGAAAACTGGGCGGCAGGAAAAGTTGTTATGTCGCAATTAGACATTCGCAAACAAAACTACTTTACTGGTGCTGCGACACCAACGATGGTTTCCAAATGGAACCTGCTTCGTCAGTCCGAAATGGAAACTTTCAACAAAATTATTTACGGTAAACTGCCTGTAGATGCCTTTGACCAATTTGTTGCTAATTGGAAATCTAATGGCGGTGACCAAATCACCAAAGAAGTTAACGATTGGTACAAATCTGTATCCACGAAATAA
- a CDS encoding cytosine permease, translated as MSNSNSNSELFISHAERTGSPKELFFIWFAGNIGILGVVYGALIVSYHLSFIQSLLVAAAGALSFALVGYLSLSGLKSGGTTFVLSRAVFGVKGNYIPNLLGWLSLIGWLAVNVITGTLTLMSLFGLFGMGQSAVLTVISLALFVLLILTSNLFGQNVLVKVQTFFTYVFGALTFLILVILIPQTDWTALFRMSNGDWLNGFLPALSIIIAGTGISWSIAAADYSAYQNPTNSGKKVFSSVTLGAFIPLFFMMGVGILLSTSVPDLVSASNPIQAIGNALPKWMTVIYFITAVGGLIPQCIISLKSARVSMETLNIKVSDKVAISIHALIMILIPVYVLFISEDFLMNFQLFLGILGIGLAAWAATFMFDYVLLRSKTGYDAGLLEYTTGKAFNYNGVTSWIIGVIVGFLFTNSSFFSGPFATGIFKDNSLGVLLAFAASAVVTIILSQLNGKSKQGGVSHE; from the coding sequence ATGTCCAATTCGAATTCGAATTCTGAACTGTTTATCTCGCATGCAGAAAGAACCGGAAGTCCCAAGGAATTGTTCTTTATCTGGTTTGCCGGTAATATCGGCATTCTGGGTGTCGTATACGGGGCACTTATTGTCAGCTATCATCTAAGCTTTATTCAGTCGCTGCTGGTGGCTGCAGCAGGCGCATTGTCTTTTGCGCTTGTGGGTTATCTAAGTCTGTCAGGCCTCAAGTCGGGGGGGACAACCTTTGTGTTGTCCAGAGCCGTCTTTGGTGTCAAGGGTAACTACATTCCCAACCTGCTCGGCTGGCTCAGTCTAATAGGCTGGCTAGCAGTGAACGTTATTACAGGAACACTGACTCTAATGTCTCTGTTTGGACTGTTTGGTATGGGGCAATCGGCAGTACTTACGGTTATTAGCCTGGCGTTGTTTGTACTGTTGATTCTGACTTCGAATCTGTTTGGGCAAAATGTTCTTGTCAAGGTACAAACTTTCTTCACCTATGTTTTTGGAGCATTAACCTTCCTGATCCTGGTGATTCTCATTCCCCAAACGGATTGGACGGCATTGTTTCGTATGAGCAACGGCGACTGGCTGAATGGATTTTTGCCGGCGCTCTCCATCATCATTGCGGGAACGGGCATCAGCTGGTCCATTGCCGCCGCTGACTACAGCGCTTACCAGAATCCGACCAATTCCGGCAAAAAGGTATTCTCCAGTGTGACGCTCGGTGCCTTCATTCCCCTGTTCTTCATGATGGGCGTGGGGATTCTGCTCAGCACTTCGGTGCCGGATCTGGTCTCCGCTTCCAACCCGATTCAGGCCATTGGCAATGCGCTACCGAAATGGATGACTGTAATCTACTTCATCACAGCAGTTGGCGGTCTGATTCCGCAGTGCATCATCAGCCTGAAATCGGCCCGTGTTAGCATGGAAACCTTGAATATCAAGGTCAGCGATAAAGTGGCGATCTCTATTCACGCCCTGATCATGATTCTGATTCCGGTCTATGTACTGTTTATTTCGGAGGATTTCCTCATGAATTTCCAGTTGTTCCTCGGTATCCTCGGCATCGGCCTGGCGGCCTGGGCGGCGACCTTTATGTTCGACTATGTGCTACTGCGCAGCAAGACGGGCTATGACGCAGGATTGTTGGAGTATACTACAGGCAAAGCTTTTAATTACAATGGTGTGACTAGCTGGATTATCGGTGTAATTGTAGGCTTCCTGTTCACCAACTCTTCGTTCTTCAGCGGCCCGTTCGCGACAGGAATCTTTAAGGATAACAGTCTCGGTGTGCTGCTTGCTTTCGCGGCGAGTGCGGTGGTAACGATTATATTGAGTCAGTTGAACGGCAAGTCCAAGCAAGGAGGGGTATCACATGAATGA
- a CDS encoding ankyrin repeat domain-containing protein has protein sequence MDKLNQALLAATRQGDKDLITKLLADGADIDATDNEGRTPAMIAVHTNQLDIFKLLLEKGANINIRDNRSDNPLLYAGAEGMLDFVRVSVAAGADTSILNRFGGTALIPAADRGHVDIVEELLTSSDVNIDHVNNLGWTALLEAIILGDGGKEHQVIVQLLIHHGADIHLADSNGISPLQHAQNRGYQEMVEMLMNKSSESL, from the coding sequence ATGGATAAGTTGAACCAAGCACTGTTAGCTGCTACTCGTCAAGGAGATAAGGATCTTATAACAAAACTATTAGCAGATGGTGCAGATATTGATGCTACAGACAATGAGGGTAGAACGCCGGCTATGATCGCTGTACACACGAATCAACTGGATATATTCAAATTATTGCTTGAAAAAGGTGCCAACATCAATATTCGCGACAACCGCTCAGATAATCCTCTTCTCTATGCAGGAGCTGAAGGTATGCTTGATTTTGTGAGGGTATCTGTTGCTGCAGGCGCCGATACATCTATTCTGAATAGGTTTGGGGGAACCGCGCTTATTCCTGCTGCTGACCGTGGTCATGTGGACATTGTGGAAGAACTTCTTACAAGTTCTGACGTCAATATTGATCATGTCAATAATCTTGGTTGGACTGCATTACTTGAAGCTATCATACTGGGCGATGGAGGCAAAGAACATCAGGTTATAGTTCAACTGTTAATTCATCATGGTGCTGATATTCATCTTGCAGATTCTAATGGAATTAGTCCCTTACAGCATGCACAAAATAGGGGTTATCAAGAAATGGTAGAAATGTTAATGAATAAGAGTAGTGAGTCATTGTAA
- a CDS encoding ADP-ribosylglycohydrolase family protein, translating into MKNRILGALYGMAIGDAMGMPSELWGRNKVKAYFGTITDFLDGPKENDVACNFTRGQFTDDTSQALLILDALIESDFVPDTTVIGRHLLEWADRLNAFDNNILGPSSKAALLALKEGKDAAEFTSKAETNGAAMRIAPVGGLFLPEEHQKLSKFVFDISKVTHSTDVAVGGASMVAAAVGAAIADKSWEDIMADAVSAYQEAKKYGAETYSASLPARLKIALEYADQYEGQDEKFLQVIYDVIGSGVITSESVPAALAIAYYAKEPQRCSLLCANLGGDTDTIGAMATAICGAKTGAEAIDPAWRALIDEANSVDLAHYANHILAFRAQH; encoded by the coding sequence ATGAAAAATAGAATTCTTGGCGCATTATACGGAATGGCCATTGGCGATGCCATGGGGATGCCTTCGGAGCTGTGGGGCAGAAACAAGGTGAAGGCGTACTTTGGAACAATTACGGATTTTCTTGACGGTCCTAAGGAAAATGATGTGGCGTGCAACTTTACCCGCGGTCAATTTACGGATGACACCTCACAGGCGCTTCTGATTCTTGATGCACTGATTGAAAGCGATTTCGTCCCGGATACGACTGTGATTGGACGGCACCTCCTGGAATGGGCCGACAGACTGAATGCTTTTGACAACAACATTCTTGGGCCAAGCTCCAAAGCCGCCCTGCTGGCGCTGAAGGAAGGCAAGGATGCTGCCGAGTTCACTTCCAAGGCGGAAACGAACGGTGCCGCGATGCGTATCGCTCCTGTTGGCGGATTATTCCTCCCCGAAGAGCATCAGAAGCTGTCCAAATTTGTGTTCGACATTAGTAAAGTGACGCATTCCACGGACGTGGCTGTGGGGGGAGCTTCAATGGTTGCCGCAGCAGTCGGAGCTGCCATTGCCGACAAGTCCTGGGAGGATATTATGGCGGATGCCGTCTCGGCTTATCAGGAAGCGAAGAAATACGGCGCGGAGACTTACAGTGCCTCTCTTCCAGCCCGGCTGAAGATCGCATTGGAATACGCTGATCAATATGAAGGTCAAGACGAGAAATTTTTGCAGGTCATCTACGATGTCATCGGTAGCGGTGTCATCACGAGTGAATCCGTCCCGGCGGCGCTCGCCATTGCTTATTATGCCAAGGAACCGCAGCGGTGTAGCCTGTTGTGTGCGAATCTGGGCGGTGACACAGATACCATCGGAGCGATGGCGACCGCTATCTGCGGCGCCAAAACGGGAGCAGAGGCCATTGATCCTGCCTGGAGAGCATTGATTGACGAAGCCAACAGTGTGGATCTGGCCCACTATGCCAATCACATTCTTGCGTTCAGAGCACAGCATTAA
- a CDS encoding ATP-binding protein: MRTSENKIKLSHMLYIVVFIGLLLVVRWGWHNHFSLSNPPTVKQGVLDLRGVDIESLSSFPLDGEWEFYPEQWVNATNIDNATKGQRLQVPGNWTAEFNPADQEKAYGYGTYHLRILLNQPLSEPLSFWFQSVYTASEVEINGRVLSRFGKLSEEKEGHVSVAKSFLISYAPTDQNQMDLFVRASNYGSPLKGGIVRSVEFGIQHEVDTIYWNSIGLQLIVVVILLLHGLYLLIIYLMDVRKTELIIFFLMLVTAAMTVGVKHNGLLFRFLQVDFGWTLKLKALSFIGFCLFLFLMGRELLGNQRNGKAFYSYILIVIGYTLYIVVGPEENVLYSIEKGFYKILYYVPLFWTAYYFAKMVFLRAEGALFLLCSVLAVINNMLWGSVYYAGTSQFMFYPVDMIAALVTFSAYWFRRYFHQSHQNVLLNAQLAEANKLKDRFLANTSHELRTPLHGIMNIAQSVLTRKKHVLDEESQRDMELLIMVSRRMSLMLNDLLDVVRLQDKQIVMNIKAVQVRSLAEGVLDILRFLTGGTKVELSMHINEDLPRVYADEERLVQILINLVHNALKYTEQGRVELAAEQVDEHVWIHVTDTGVGMDEALKKRVFMRYEQGAYGEGGIGLGLSICKELVELHDSELLLQSQPGQGSKFSFKLPVVNESVQSFIPDAQLEKDTETLSPFSTWITAETSTMVAATYSTKEVEPLSKLDTDSDFIRVLAVDDDSVNLKVLQNILSEGTYQIVTTTSASEALDMLNHDRFDLIIADVMMPGMSGYELTRLIRERFTMFELPIILLTARSEREDIYAGFLAGANDYVTKPVDAMELKYRALSLSSMKRAVNDRLRMEGAYLQAQIHPHFLFNTLNSIMSLSDFDTAKMRELSDAFTTYLRISFDFLNAGKLVTLSQELELVENYVYIQQQRFEERLNVEWEVDANLEMLIPPLTLQPLVENAVRHGVLSRAKGGTLRIHIETRADAVHFNVADTGMGMDEAQVSELLNPKGHKNQGIGLLNTDRRLTQLYGRGLQIQSIPGVGTTVSFIIPD; this comes from the coding sequence ATGAGAACTTCGGAGAATAAGATTAAGTTAAGTCATATGTTATACATAGTAGTATTTATCGGACTGTTGCTTGTTGTGCGATGGGGCTGGCATAATCATTTTTCGTTGTCCAATCCACCTACTGTGAAGCAAGGCGTGTTAGATTTACGTGGGGTGGACATTGAATCACTAAGCTCGTTTCCGCTGGATGGTGAATGGGAATTCTATCCTGAGCAATGGGTGAATGCTACCAATATCGACAACGCTACGAAGGGGCAGAGGCTTCAGGTACCGGGTAACTGGACTGCTGAATTTAATCCAGCAGATCAAGAGAAGGCATATGGATACGGAACTTATCATTTGCGTATTCTGCTGAATCAACCCTTGTCTGAGCCGCTTAGCTTTTGGTTTCAATCGGTCTATACTGCTTCTGAAGTGGAGATTAATGGAAGAGTTCTCTCACGATTCGGGAAGTTATCTGAAGAGAAGGAAGGCCATGTTTCTGTCGCGAAGTCATTCCTGATCAGTTATGCCCCGACAGATCAGAACCAAATGGATCTGTTTGTTCGAGCGTCAAATTACGGGTCTCCGTTAAAAGGAGGCATTGTTAGGTCTGTAGAGTTTGGCATTCAACATGAGGTAGATACAATCTACTGGAATTCCATTGGCTTACAGCTTATCGTCGTGGTAATTCTTCTGCTTCACGGGTTGTATTTGCTGATCATCTATTTGATGGATGTGCGAAAAACAGAGTTGATTATTTTCTTTCTGATGTTGGTCACAGCGGCTATGACCGTTGGTGTTAAGCACAATGGATTGTTATTCCGGTTTCTTCAGGTCGATTTTGGATGGACGTTGAAGCTAAAAGCTCTTTCATTTATAGGCTTCTGTTTGTTCCTATTCCTGATGGGCAGAGAGCTCTTGGGTAATCAGCGTAATGGTAAGGCTTTTTATAGCTACATCCTCATAGTCATAGGTTACACCCTATATATTGTAGTGGGCCCAGAAGAGAACGTTTTATATTCGATTGAAAAAGGGTTCTATAAGATCTTGTACTATGTTCCATTATTTTGGACGGCGTATTATTTTGCGAAAATGGTGTTCTTACGGGCTGAGGGCGCTCTATTTTTGTTATGTTCAGTGCTAGCTGTAATAAATAATATGTTGTGGGGGTCTGTCTATTACGCAGGAACCTCACAATTTATGTTCTATCCGGTAGATATGATTGCAGCTCTTGTCACTTTTTCCGCCTATTGGTTTAGAAGATATTTTCATCAATCACATCAAAATGTATTATTAAACGCTCAGCTGGCAGAGGCCAACAAATTAAAGGATCGTTTTCTGGCGAATACGTCACATGAACTACGCACTCCACTGCATGGGATTATGAATATTGCCCAGAGCGTGTTAACGAGAAAAAAACATGTGCTGGATGAAGAGAGTCAACGTGACATGGAACTGTTAATTATGGTCAGTCGGCGGATGTCGCTCATGCTGAATGATTTGCTTGATGTGGTGAGATTGCAGGATAAACAGATTGTGATGAACATAAAAGCGGTGCAAGTAAGGTCACTGGCTGAGGGGGTGCTGGATATTTTACGCTTCCTGACCGGTGGGACGAAGGTGGAGCTTAGCATGCATATTAATGAGGATCTGCCTCGTGTGTATGCTGATGAGGAGCGATTGGTACAGATTCTGATTAATCTAGTTCATAATGCGCTCAAGTACACTGAACAGGGTAGGGTTGAACTGGCAGCAGAACAAGTGGACGAGCATGTATGGATACATGTCACGGATACAGGAGTAGGTATGGATGAGGCATTGAAAAAGCGTGTTTTTATGCGCTATGAACAAGGGGCTTATGGCGAAGGTGGTATAGGTCTGGGACTTAGTATTTGTAAGGAGTTGGTCGAACTGCACGACAGTGAATTATTGCTGCAATCGCAGCCAGGCCAGGGAAGTAAGTTCAGCTTTAAATTACCTGTAGTAAATGAGAGTGTTCAATCATTCATTCCTGATGCTCAATTAGAAAAAGATACGGAAACATTGTCACCATTCAGCACGTGGATCACTGCTGAGACATCTACTATGGTGGCTGCCACTTATTCCACGAAGGAAGTAGAGCCACTCTCAAAGCTGGATACAGACTCTGATTTTATTCGTGTTCTGGCGGTTGACGATGATTCGGTCAATCTAAAAGTTTTGCAAAATATTTTGTCAGAAGGAACCTATCAGATAGTTACTACGACTTCTGCAAGTGAAGCGCTGGATATGTTAAACCATGATCGATTTGATCTAATCATCGCTGATGTGATGATGCCAGGTATGTCTGGTTATGAACTGACAAGATTGATTCGTGAGCGGTTTACGATGTTTGAACTGCCTATTATTCTACTGACTGCTCGCAGTGAGCGGGAAGATATCTATGCAGGCTTCTTAGCTGGAGCAAATGATTATGTTACCAAGCCGGTAGATGCAATGGAATTGAAGTATCGCGCCTTGTCTCTTTCATCTATGAAGCGAGCGGTCAATGATCGGTTGAGGATGGAGGGTGCTTATTTACAAGCGCAGATCCATCCACACTTTCTCTTCAATACACTGAATTCGATCATGTCCTTAAGTGATTTTGACACTGCCAAAATGAGAGAACTATCAGATGCGTTCACAACTTATCTGCGCATTAGTTTTGACTTTTTAAATGCAGGCAAGCTCGTTACTCTATCACAGGAGCTTGAACTGGTTGAAAATTACGTATATATCCAGCAGCAGCGTTTTGAGGAGAGGCTCAATGTGGAATGGGAAGTAGATGCGAATCTTGAAATGTTGATTCCTCCGCTAACGCTTCAACCACTAGTTGAGAATGCCGTTCGACATGGCGTTTTAAGTCGGGCTAAAGGTGGAACACTGCGTATTCACATTGAGACACGTGCGGATGCTGTCCATTTTAACGTTGCAGACACAGGGATGGGAATGGACGAAGCTCAAGTCAGCGAGCTGCTAAATCCAAAAGGCCATAAGAATCAAGGCATTGGGCTGCTTAATACGGATAGAAGATTGACACAATTATATGGACGTGGCTTGCAAATTCAAAGTATTCCTGGCGTGGGAACTACGGTGTCTTTTATCATTCCTGACTAG
- a CDS encoding PfkB family carbohydrate kinase: protein MNEYLLERTKSDKSRKILVIGAAVVDVIIQLDKLPKTAEDVMAEHKETVVGGCAYNVSNILNQLHVNYNLFAPVGKGSYGDIVKAQLQKDGVPVLLEDASGDNGWNLSIVERDGERTFITIPGIEIRWDASWFETLDLESYDYIYVSGYELEGTSGPVILDALSRRKSTGKIVFDPGPRGEFLETSILERIFSMGTIVHANESEIKAIMRENDAKEAAANLVRRTGEAVIVTLGGEGTLYCSPDEKGFAETKPVKVVDTIGAGDAHTGAFIAGLARGYSLQQACELGNVIAGIVVQQQGGKLQL from the coding sequence ATGAATGAATATTTACTTGAGCGTACAAAATCAGACAAAAGCCGTAAAATTCTCGTTATAGGCGCGGCCGTGGTCGATGTCATCATCCAGCTTGACAAGCTGCCGAAAACGGCCGAGGATGTTATGGCAGAGCACAAAGAAACCGTTGTGGGCGGCTGCGCCTACAACGTATCTAATATTCTGAACCAGCTGCATGTCAACTACAACCTGTTTGCTCCGGTGGGAAAAGGAAGCTATGGCGATATCGTCAAAGCCCAGCTGCAAAAAGACGGCGTTCCTGTGCTGCTGGAGGACGCTTCCGGCGACAACGGCTGGAATCTGTCGATCGTGGAGCGTGACGGAGAGCGGACTTTCATTACCATTCCCGGGATTGAAATACGATGGGATGCCAGCTGGTTCGAAACATTGGATCTCGAAAGCTATGACTATATCTACGTCAGCGGCTACGAACTGGAAGGAACGTCGGGTCCCGTCATCCTGGACGCACTAAGCCGCCGGAAATCGACCGGGAAGATTGTTTTTGATCCGGGTCCGCGTGGAGAATTTCTGGAGACGTCGATCTTGGAGAGAATCTTCAGCATGGGTACGATCGTACATGCCAACGAGTCCGAGATCAAGGCGATAATGCGGGAAAATGATGCAAAGGAAGCAGCCGCCAATCTGGTCCGGCGGACGGGCGAGGCTGTTATTGTCACCTTGGGCGGCGAAGGAACCCTATACTGCTCACCGGATGAAAAGGGTTTCGCCGAGACGAAGCCGGTGAAGGTCGTCGACACGATTGGTGCAGGTGATGCGCACACGGGCGCTTTTATCGCAGGACTGGCCAGAGGGTATTCTCTGCAACAGGCCTGTGAGCTGGGGAATGTCATTGCCGGCATAGTGGTGCAGCAACAGGGCGGAAAGCTACAATTATAA
- a CDS encoding DUF1349 domain-containing protein, with amino-acid sequence MTINLFVNETRKQLRWMNRPNYWEFTALDALTIIAPPKSDFFQDPSSKHIASSAPFLSIPAGDSFELTTRVRVDMRHIYDSGCLMLMMDDRNWAKLCFEFNGQHPIIVSVVTREGVSDDCYSVQVTVDKPYLRITKQNNCVTFSYSEDGANWMLIRYFGMNECAEYVAGVVAQSPQGEGCTVEFDYLNLSELKQESRF; translated from the coding sequence ATGACTATAAACTTATTTGTAAATGAAACAAGAAAACAGCTACGCTGGATGAATCGCCCCAACTACTGGGAGTTTACAGCTTTAGATGCACTGACAATAATTGCTCCTCCTAAATCAGATTTCTTTCAAGATCCGTCAAGCAAACATATCGCTAGCTCAGCGCCATTCTTATCTATACCTGCTGGAGATTCCTTTGAATTGACAACTAGAGTACGTGTCGATATGCGTCATATATATGATTCAGGTTGCCTCATGCTTATGATGGACGATCGGAACTGGGCTAAGCTATGCTTTGAATTTAATGGACAGCACCCAATAATCGTGTCTGTGGTGACAAGAGAGGGGGTGTCAGATGATTGTTACTCCGTACAAGTTACTGTAGACAAGCCTTATTTGCGCATAACCAAGCAAAATAATTGTGTTACCTTCTCCTATTCGGAGGACGGGGCTAATTGGATGCTTATTCGTTATTTTGGAATGAATGAATGTGCTGAATACGTAGCAGGTGTTGTCGCGCAATCTCCACAGGGTGAAGGCTGCACTGTGGAATTCGACTATTTGAATTTGTCGGAATTAAAGCAAGAAAGCCGCTTCTAA
- a CDS encoding GntR family transcriptional regulator yields MLNKHDSVPLYVQLQNLIRSDIISGKYKEGETIPSETEMMKLYEVTRTTIRKAIDGLVDEALLVKRHGKGTIVCLREMKHNIWNFSGFTEYARKKNEIPVSRVLKKEIVNLDGVSFMNLVRLRGTRRETTIKWLTLDTSYVPLNLFPGIEQYDFSEHSLYQIMNQRYSIYPQNASLGIHPINSSKRTRQLFEYEGDFPLIMAKGSVLDEKGTEVEKVEVIYGPNVEFKVVTQI; encoded by the coding sequence ATGCTAAACAAACACGATAGTGTTCCGCTATATGTTCAACTGCAGAACCTGATCCGAAGTGATATCATCAGCGGGAAGTACAAGGAAGGAGAGACGATTCCTTCCGAGACAGAAATGATGAAGCTGTATGAGGTCACGCGGACCACGATCCGCAAAGCGATTGACGGCCTTGTGGACGAAGCGCTTCTGGTAAAGAGGCACGGTAAGGGCACGATCGTATGCCTGCGGGAAATGAAGCATAACATCTGGAACTTTAGCGGCTTTACGGAATATGCGCGGAAGAAGAATGAGATTCCCGTTTCGCGTGTCCTGAAGAAGGAGATCGTTAACCTAGACGGGGTATCTTTTATGAATCTGGTGCGGCTTCGCGGAACCCGCAGGGAGACGACCATCAAGTGGTTGACCCTGGACACGTCCTATGTTCCCTTGAACCTTTTTCCAGGCATTGAACAATATGACTTCTCCGAGCATTCCCTGTATCAGATCATGAATCAACGTTACAGTATTTATCCGCAGAACGCCTCACTCGGTATACATCCTATTAACAGCAGCAAGCGGACCAGGCAGTTGTTCGAATATGAGGGGGATTTCCCGCTGATCATGGCCAAAGGCAGTGTGCTGGATGAGAAGGGAACCGAGGTAGAAAAGGTAGAAGTCATTTATGGCCCGAACGTGGAGTTTAAAGTTGTGACGCAAATCTAA
- a CDS encoding sugar phosphate isomerase/epimerase → MIRGLTTAGLGELSSKEEYIRLASQFGFQSIDANPLELVQQYGKDGAVQLLASHGIMLGSFGLEVDWRTTEESFSEGLQSLTQMAEAAAALNCTTCCTYILPSTDLPVAPFMIAATRRLRLCTEILGAYGISLALEFVGPHHLRTQWANPMIWAMQDTLSWMETIQVRNIGLLLDSYHWHTNGLTSEDLLKLQPHQIAYVHINDAKPLPIEELLDSDRLYPGEGSIDLTGFLGSLKKIGYTGVIAQEILAPASGQSVSELFSRSKAGFDKVFSSLEI, encoded by the coding sequence ATGATAAGAGGATTAACAACAGCAGGCTTGGGTGAACTCAGTTCTAAAGAAGAATACATCAGACTTGCGAGCCAATTTGGCTTTCAGTCCATAGATGCAAATCCATTGGAGTTGGTGCAGCAGTATGGCAAGGATGGGGCTGTACAATTGCTGGCAAGCCATGGCATCATGCTAGGATCATTTGGTTTAGAGGTAGATTGGCGCACGACAGAGGAAAGCTTCAGTGAGGGGTTGCAGTCACTTACCCAGATGGCTGAGGCCGCTGCTGCATTAAATTGCACCACATGTTGTACCTATATTTTACCTTCAACAGATCTTCCGGTCGCACCGTTCATGATTGCAGCTACAAGACGTTTAAGACTATGTACAGAAATATTAGGTGCTTATGGAATTTCGCTAGCTTTAGAGTTCGTAGGCCCTCATCACTTACGTACACAATGGGCAAATCCGATGATCTGGGCGATGCAAGATACGTTGAGCTGGATGGAAACGATTCAAGTGAGGAACATCGGATTGTTGCTGGATTCTTACCATTGGCATACGAATGGATTAACGAGTGAGGATCTGCTGAAATTACAACCACATCAAATCGCGTATGTCCATATCAATGATGCTAAACCTCTACCGATAGAGGAATTGCTAGATTCCGATCGATTGTATCCAGGAGAAGGATCTATTGATCTTACAGGATTCCTGGGAAGCTTGAAAAAGATTGGGTATACCGGTGTGATCGCTCAAGAAATTCTTGCGCCAGCTTCTGGGCAAAGTGTTTCTGAATTATTTTCTCGTTCCAAAGCAGGTTTCGATAAAGTATTCTCATCACTGGAAATCTAA